GTCTTGAGGATCTCCTCGGCCTGGATCTCGATGTCGCTGACCTGCCCGCCGACCTGGCCGTAGGGCTGGTGGATCATCACCTTGGCGTGCGGCAGGGCGAAGCGTTTCCCCTTGGTGCCCCCCGCGAGTAGCACGGCGCCGCCGCTGGCAGCGAGGCCGACGCAGTAGGTCGCGACGGGGCAGGAGAGGATCTGCATCGTGTCGTAGACCGCCATCGTCGCGGTGACGCTGCCGCCGGGGGAGTTGATGTAGAAGTGGATGTCCTTCCGCCGGTTCTCGCTCTGCAGATAGAGGAGCTTCATCACCAGTTCGTTGGCGTTGCCGTCGTAGATCTCGCCCTGGAGGAGGATGATCCGATTCTCGAGCAGCAGGTCGCCGAGGGTCATCTGGCGCTGGCGCTGGTAGTTGCTGTAGGCGCTCGACGCTTCCGCGGCGCGCGGTGCGGAGGGACCGGCGGGGGCGGAGCGGGACGGTCCGGTCG
This region of Planctomycetota bacterium genomic DNA includes:
- a CDS encoding ATP-dependent Clp protease proteolytic subunit, producing the protein MHDHQTTGPSRSAPAGPSAPRAAEASSAYSNYQRQRQMTLGDLLLENRIILLQGEIYDGNANELVMKLLYLQSENRRKDIHFYINSPGGSVTATMAVYDTMQILSCPVATYCVGLAASGGAVLLAGGTKGKRFALPHAKVMIHQPYGQVGGQVSDIEIQAEEILKTRSILNEILAHHTGQPLERIARDTDRDRYLSATEAKDYGLVDDILTKPPVTAEDDKDKD